Proteins encoded in a region of the Drosophila busckii strain San Diego stock center, stock number 13000-0081.31 chromosome 2L, ASM1175060v1, whole genome shotgun sequence genome:
- the LOC108594256 gene encoding polypeptide N-acetylgalactosaminyltransferase 2 translates to MRRNIKLIVFVSIIWMFVMVYYFQTSTEKVENRALRLREVATAMQQYQDDVSSGASTARQWAPAANSGLRVAAGGNAADDPGGNVILIGSVKDFERNAVHGLKLNGIVALEDTALGSSSNSNVANAGNVARLPMSGGSARGEVEYFDEAGYIRGGALRTGEDPYIRNRFNQEASDALPSNRDIPDTRNPMCRTKKYREDLAETSVIITFHNEARSTLLRTIVSVLNRSPEHLIREIVLVDDFSDHPEDGLELAKIDKVRVIRNDRREGLVRSRVRGADAAVSSVLTFLDSHVECNEQWLEPLLERVREDPTRVVCPVIDVISMDNFQYIGASADLRGGFDWNLIFKWEYLSPTERAARHNDPTTAIRTPMIAGGLFVIDKAYFNKLGKYDMKMDVWGGENLEISFRVWQCGGSLEIIPCSRVGHVFRKRHPYTFPGGSGNVFARNTRRAAEVWMDDYKQHYYNAVPLAKNIPFGNIDDRLALKEKLHCKPFKWYLENVYPDLQAPVPQEVGQFRQDATECLDTMGHLIDGTVGLFPCHNTGGNQEWAYSKRGEIKHDDLCLTLVQFARGSQVVLKACDDTENQRWLMREGGMVRHHKINVCLDTRDHNEQGISAQRCNSALASQRWAFTKYA, encoded by the exons GTGGAAAATCGTGCGCTGCGTCTACGTGAGGTGGCCACAGCTATGCAGCAATACCAGGACGATGTCTCATCGGGCGCATCCACAGCGCGCCAATGGGCACCAGCTGCCAACTCAGGGCTgcgagttgctgctggcggcaaCGCGGCCGATGATCCCGGCGGCAATGTCATACTCATTGGCAGTGTTAAGGACTTTGAGCGCAATGCCGTGCATGGCCTCAAGTTGAATGGCATTGTCGCCTTGGAGGACACCGcgctgggcagcagcagcaacagcaacgttgCCAACGCTGGCAATGTGGCGCGTCTGCCCATGTCCGGCGGCAGTGCACGTGGCGAGGTGGAATATTTCGATGAAGCGGGTTACATACGCGGCGGCGCGCTGCGCACAGGTGAAGATCCTTACATACGCAATCGCTTTAATCAGGAGGCGAGCGATGCGCTGCCCAGCAATCGCGACATACCCGACACCAGAAATCCCAT GTGTCGCACCAAAAAGTATCGCGAGGATTTGGCCGAGACAAGCGTCATCATTACTTTCCACAATGAGGCAAGATCAACGCTGCTCAGAACTATTGTTAGCGTGCTCAATCGCAGTCCAGAGCATTTAATACGCGAAATTGTGCTCGTGGATGATTTCAGTGATCATC CTGAGGATGGTCTGGAGCTGGCGAAGATTGACAAAGTGCGCGTGATACGCAACGATCGGCGCGAGGGTTTGGTGCGCTCTCGCGTGCGCGGCGCCGATGCCGCCGTGAGCAGCGTGCTCACCTTTCTGGACAGCCATGTGGAGTGCAATGAGCAGTGGCTGGAGCCGCTGCTGGAGCGAGTGCGCGAGGATCCCACGCGCGTTGTGTGCCCCGTCATCGATGTGATTAGCATGGATAACTTTCAGTACATTGGCGCATCGGCGGATTTGCGTGGCGGCTTCGATTGGAATTTGATATTCAAGTGGGAGTATTTGAGTCCGACGGAGCGTGCGGCACGCCACAACGATCCCACCACCGCCATACGCACGCCCATGATTGCCGGCGGGCTGTTCGTCATCGACAAGGCGTATTTCAACAAACTGGGCAAGTACGACATGAAAATGGACGTGTGGGGCGGCGAGAATTTGGAAATCTCATTCCGCGTCTGGCAGTGCGGCGGCAGCCTCGAAATCATTCCCTGCAGCCGTGTGGGCCACGTGTTCCGCAAGCGCCATCCCTACACCTTCCCCGGCGGCAGTGGCAACGTGTTCGCGCGCAACACGCGCCGCGCCGCCGAAGTCTGGATGGACGACTACAAGCAGCATTACTACAACGCCGTGCCGCTGGCCAAGAACATTCCATTCGGCAA CATCGACGACCGCCTGGCGCTGAAGGAGAAACTGCACTGCAAGCCATTCAAATGGTATTTGGAGAATGTCTACCCCGACCTGCAGGCCCCCGTGCCCCAGGAAGTGGGCCAATTCAGACAGGACGCTACCGAATGCTTGGACACAATGGGACATTTAATTGACGGCACAGTGG GTCTCTTCCCCTGTCACAACACTGGCGGCAATCAGGAGTGGGCGTACTCGAAGCGCGGCGAAATCAAGCACGACGATCTCTGCCTCACGCTCGTGCAGTTCGCACGCGGCTCCCAGGTGGTGCTCAAGGCCTGCGACGATACGGAGAATCAGCGCTGGCTGATGCGGGAGGGCGGCATGGTGCGTCACCATAAGATCAACGTTTGCCTGGACACGCGGGATCACAATGAGCAGGGCATAAGTGCGCAGCGTTGCAACTCGGCGCTGGCCTCGCAGCGTTGGGCGTTTACCAAATACGCGTGA